The proteins below come from a single Aphis gossypii isolate Hap1 unplaced genomic scaffold, ASM2018417v2 Contig00368, whole genome shotgun sequence genomic window:
- the LOC114131173 gene encoding uncharacterized protein LOC114131173: MMSSTMTGEKCENETKVTWCVVWFTESKEYSVIPTNWIVKNNESQSDSLFCKWPPYKVTSDHLKKAITPSQSWKTYRVKFVGVNKTYDNFNKAWHKKVKEQYSSTDTNDSSKNKNKRFLMCPSDDTDDDDNDDDNGINFNILPCKQVVSTPSVALEPINYGASTSSIISQFYAENNVNVEETMQYTEMQPKRVEQLEYPQNHSFAEDTSCFNPVSHDSPLNFNGNDRCSSQVDEKLNKIISEQIGIKLLLNRILSKIETNSLSNSQKSINLNESFVCKFPMNDTEDFISVQNCILNEFDFKSKLEYFIKTIGGNTPKNHVTRVMSKLFSDKYGIECTWTGRGKNISTKIGDSDLIKIMKKSIQESCTNTTITDAEFERVVSEWLRHANTRCSRQKI; the protein is encoded by the exons atGATGTCATCAACAATGACTGGagaaaaatgtgaaaatgagACTAAGGTGA CATGGTGTGTGGTATGGTTCACAGAGTCTAAAGAATATAGTGTAATTCCAACTAATtggattgtaaaaaataatgaatctcAAAGTGATTCATTATTTTGCAAATGGCCCCCTTATAAGGTCACCAGtgaccatttaaaaaaagccATAACTCCATCCCAGTCATGGAAAACTTATAGGGTGAAATTTGTTGGAGTCAATAAAACTTATG ataacttCAACAAGGCATggcataaaaaagtaaaagaacAATATTCTTCTACGGACACAAATGATtcgtcaaaaaataaaaataaaagatttcttATGTGTCCTTCTGATGATACTGATGATGATGacaatgatgatgataatg gtatcaattttaacatattgcCATGTAAACAAGTAGTAAGTACTCCATCAGTTGCCCTGGAACCAATTAATTATGGAGCTTCTACCTCATCTATAATTAGTCAATTCTATGCAGAAAATAACGTGAACGTAGAAGAAACTATGCAATATACCGAAATGCAGCCAAAAAGAGTTGAACAACTAGAATATCCTCAAAATCATTCATTCGCCGag gaTACAAGTTGTTTTAATCCTGTATCACACGATTCACCTTTAAATTTcaatg gaAATGATAGATGCTCATCTCaagttgatgaaaaattaaataaaataatttcggaGCAAATAGGAATCAAATTATTGTTGAATCGCATCTTGTCTAAAATAGAAACTAACTCATTAAGTAATAGTcaaaaatcaatcaatttgaatgaaagtttTGTATGCAAATTTCCTATGAACGATACTGAAGACTTTATATCAGTCCAAAACTGTATATTGAATGAATTTGATTTCAAATCTAAactg gaatattttatcaaaaccaTTGGTGGAAACACTCCTAAAAACCATGTTACCAGAGTTATGTCTAAACTGTTTAGTGATAAGTATGGGATTGAGTGTACCTGGACAGGCCGTGGCAAAAACATTAGTACTAAAATTGGAGACTCAGATCTCATAAAGATAatgaaaa agTCTATACAAGAAAGCTGTACTAACACTACCATCACTGATGCTGAATTTGAAAGGGTGGTATCAGAATGGCTGAGACACGCAAACACCAGATGTAgtagacaaaaaatttaa
- the LOC126553905 gene encoding uncharacterized protein LOC126553905: METIGILDKLRSWVVKHNVSHRCVNSLLLILKTEGLCVPTDVRTLMKTPKVHEIQNISNGSYIHFGVENMLLPILEKHNAQINISDHILKIGINIDGLPIAKSSKSQVWPILLSILNFKELPNKVFPIGIYHGSKKPLSIEEFLKPFISDLMVVLSQGLLIKGTKLKVEISNIVCDAPAKAFLLNVKGHNAYFGCTSCTEEGTYLKHRVVFLGLDSPLRSDNTFRMNHDEDYHKGDSPLKLLPINITETVCLDYMHCVCLGVVKRLIEFWNFVDYPDLLMIFIFGKPLN, from the exons ATGGaaactataggtattttgGACAAATTAAGATCGTGGGTAGTCAAGCATAATGTTTCACATAGATGTGTTAATAGTTTATTGCTTATTCTAAAAACTGAAGGGTTGTGTGTTCCAACTGATGTAAGAACATTAATGAAAACCCCTAAAGTAcatgaaatacaaaatatatctaatggTTCTTATATTCACTTTGGAGTAGAAAACATGTTATTGCCAATTCTTGAAAAACATAAtgctcaaataaatatatctgaccatattttaaaaataggtataaatattgatggaCTTCCAATAGCTAAAAGTTCTAAATCTCAAGTCTGGCCTATACttctatcaatattaaattttaaagaactgCCTAACAAAGTTTTTCCTATAGGGATTTATCACGGATCCAAAAAACCTCTATCTATTGAAGAATTCCTCAAGCCTTTTATATCAGACTTAATGGTTGTATTATCTCAgggtttattaattaaaggaactaaattaaaagttgaaattAGTAATATTGTGTGTGACGCGCCAGCAAAAgcctttttattaaatgttaaaggCCATAATGCCTATTTTGGATGTACAAGTTGTACAGAAGAAGGAACATACTTAAAACATCGTGTAGTTTTTTTAGGGTTAGACTCACCATTGCGCTCTGATAATACATTTAGAATGAATCATGATGAAGATTACCATAAAGGTGACTCTCCTTTAAAGTTATTACCAATAAACATAACTGAGACTGTATGCTTGGATTATATGCATTGTGTATGCCTAGGTGTTGTCAAGCGGTTGATTGAATTTTGG AATTTTGTCGATTACCCAGATCTCTTGATGATATTCATTTTTGGAAAGCCACTGAATTGA